The genomic DNA CGCCTCGTAGACGTCCTCCGGAATCGACTGCAGGCCGGCGAGAATGATGATGGCATTGTAGCCGGCCCAGCGCCATGTCACCGCGATCATGATCAGCGTCATGGCCGGCGTGACGTTGGAGAACCAGTCGACCTTGGGGATACCGACGCTGTTGAGCAGCTTGTTGATGATGCCGAAATCGAGGCTGAACATCAGCCGGAACACCGCCGAATAGGCCACCTCGCCGACCACGACCGGAGCGAAGAAGGCGAAGCGGTAGAGGCCGCGCGCCTTAAGCAGCGGCGAATTCAGAAGCACCGCCATGACGATCGCCAGCGAGATCATCACCGGCACCTGGATGACCAGGATCAGCAGCGTGTTCTTCAAGGCGTTGAAGAAGGCGGGATCGCCGATCAGGCGGCCCCAGTTGAAGGTCGGCGCGAAGCGCCACGGCACCGTGCGGGTCGCCTGGAAGGAGATCAGGAACGAGCTGATGATCGGCCAGATCCAGAAGATGGCGAAGATCAGCAGATAGGGCATGAGGAAGCGATACGCGGTGGCGTTGCGGTGGCGCATCGACTTCCTCCTTTCTCTGTCTTTCCCTTCTCCCCCTGTGGGAGAAGGTGGCCGCGAAGCGGCCGGATGAGGGGTGTTCCAGGGAACGCCAACGTCTCACTCCGCTGGAACACCCCTCATCCGTCTCGGCGCTACGCGCCGATCCACCTTCTCCCACAAGGGGAGAAGGAGAGCGGCGCCCCTCACTTCACCGGCAGGCCCGTCGCCGAGGCGATCTGGCTGGCGGCGTCGTCGAGCGCGGCTTTGGCATCCGCGTAGCCGCCGGCCAGGTATTTGGTCTGCACGGCGCGGACGATGATCTCGGCATCGCTCTGGAACTGCGTGCCGCGACTCGGCACGACCTTGGGCAGCGTGGCGAGGATGTCTTTCCACACGGCCTGGTCGCCCCAATAGGGCTGACCCTGCGCGACGTAAGGATCGTCGAGCGCCGAGATCAGCGACGGCACCAGGCCGAAATCCTTCAGCATGGTGATCTGGCCCTCATTCGTCTCGAGCGTGTATTTCAGGTAGGCGTAGGCCGCTTCCTTGTTCTTCGAAGACGAAGTGATGGCCAGCGAGGAGCCGCCGAGATTGGCGGCGCGCGGGCCGTCGGCGGTCAGGCTCGGCATCAGGTAGACGCCCCATTTGCCGCTTTCCTTCGGCGATTCGGTGCGGACCGTGCCTTCATACCAGCCGCCATAGACCTGGGTGGCGACTGTGCCGGCGGTGTTGTTGGTGATCTTGGTGCCCCAGTCGGCCGAGGACACGATGCCGGCGTCCTTCATCTCCTTGACCTTGGTCATGGCGTCGACGCATTTCGGCTGGTTGACCGTGATCGACTGGCCGTCCTCGGCGAAATAGGCGCAGCCCTGCTCGTTGGAGATCATGCGGAAGAATTCGGTGTCGCCGTTGAAATCGGCATTGGTCATGGTGACGCCGGGATTGGCGGCCTGGATCTTCTTGCCGGCGGCGATGAAATCGTCCCAGGTCTTGATCGAGGCGGGATCGACGCCGGCCTTCTCGTAGAAATCGCGGCGGTAGAAGACGGCGACCGGGCCGGAGTCCCACGGCATCGCATAGGCCTTGTCGCCGACCTCGAGCTCGGTGCGCTTGAAGTCGGGGAATTTCTTCTGGTCTTCCGCCGTGTAGCCCAGCGTGTGCAGGTCGACGAAGCAGTCCGGGAACTGGCTCCAGTAGTTCTCGGCCTCGCCGTTCTCGATCGAGACGATGTCGGGCAGGCCGACGCCGCCGGCGGCGCAGCCGGCGATCGACTTGTCATAGGTCGGCTGGTTGCCGAGGTCCTGAACCGTGACCTTGATGTCGGGGTATTTCTTGTTGAAGCCCTCGACCGTCGACTTCAGCGACGAAGCGGCGATGTTCCAGCTCCATATCGTCAGTTCGCCGGATTGCGCGAGGGCCGGGCCGGAGCCCAGGGCAAGCAAAAGCGTGGCGCAGGTCAGTGTGGTGCGCATTGAAATCCTCCCATTTCGTTTGCTCTCTCACCGTGAGCATGGGTAGATTATGCGGCGCGGTAGGCTTGTCCCCGACAAAGGGAATAAGAAGTTGGCGGAAAGTAAGATGCCCGGGCGTCCGTTCTATCAGCCAGGTGCCAGCAGCGTCGAAGGCCTGCCGCTGGCCTTGCAGATGTTCCATAACCACCCGCTGGTGATGCTGAAGCCGCATTGGCACGCCCAGGTCGAGGTGAACTTCATCGTGCGGGGCAGCGTGCACTACCGCATGGCGGAGCATGAGATCGCGCTGTCGGCCGGCGAGATGTGCCTGTTCTGGGGCGGCCTGCCGCACCAGATGGACGATCTGACGGACGATGCGATCTATGCCGGCGCGCATCTGCCGCTGGTGCATTTCTTCAGGCTGCACCTGCCGGCCGATGTCAGGCACCGGCTGATGACCGGCGCGACGCTGGTGACGAATGCCACCGATCAGTCCGACGACGACAATTTCAAACGCTGGAACGATTATGCGCGCTCGGGCGACGCGGCGAAGGCCGAGCATGCCGTCAACGA from Mesorhizobium sp. M1E.F.Ca.ET.045.02.1.1 includes the following:
- a CDS encoding sugar ABC transporter permease, which produces MRHRNATAYRFLMPYLLIFAIFWIWPIISSFLISFQATRTVPWRFAPTFNWGRLIGDPAFFNALKNTLLILVIQVPVMISLAIVMAVLLNSPLLKARGLYRFAFFAPVVVGEVAYSAVFRLMFSLDFGIINKLLNSVGIPKVDWFSNVTPAMTLIMIAVTWRWAGYNAIIILAGLQSIPEDVYEAATLDRVSKVKQFFHITLPLLKPVIVFCAVLSIIGTMQLFTEPFLITERGGPGGGTETLGLLLYRQGFRSLNFGYASAIAYTMAGLAIAITLVQLWLTKEPK
- a CDS encoding ABC transporter substrate-binding protein, yielding MRTTLTCATLLLALGSGPALAQSGELTIWSWNIAASSLKSTVEGFNKKYPDIKVTVQDLGNQPTYDKSIAGCAAGGVGLPDIVSIENGEAENYWSQFPDCFVDLHTLGYTAEDQKKFPDFKRTELEVGDKAYAMPWDSGPVAVFYRRDFYEKAGVDPASIKTWDDFIAAGKKIQAANPGVTMTNADFNGDTEFFRMISNEQGCAYFAEDGQSITVNQPKCVDAMTKVKEMKDAGIVSSADWGTKITNNTAGTVATQVYGGWYEGTVRTESPKESGKWGVYLMPSLTADGPRAANLGGSSLAITSSSKNKEAAYAYLKYTLETNEGQITMLKDFGLVPSLISALDDPYVAQGQPYWGDQAVWKDILATLPKVVPSRGTQFQSDAEIIVRAVQTKYLAGGYADAKAALDDAASQIASATGLPVK
- a CDS encoding helix-turn-helix domain-containing protein, which codes for MPGRPFYQPGASSVEGLPLALQMFHNHPLVMLKPHWHAQVEVNFIVRGSVHYRMAEHEIALSAGEMCLFWGGLPHQMDDLTDDAIYAGAHLPLVHFFRLHLPADVRHRLMTGATLVTNATDQSDDDNFKRWNDYARSGDAAKAEHAVNELLLRLERVRFEPYRLVPGTTAGQGAGSPFDQQSSRNVGRMCDFIAENFLYDIDCVNIAAAADIHPKYAMSLFKKSTGMTLNEYVNLLRLSYAQALLMHEGANVLKVAMDSGFGSLSAFNKSFRKLAGMSPSDFRRAGVR